Proteins from one Akkermansiaceae bacterium genomic window:
- a CDS encoding CHASE3 domain-containing protein, which translates to MPQRARKVRTRYLASALVVLVMIGCGVITSALNTRRNLEDARRVSHSRSVLTALRSSLSAMQDLELGQRGYIIVGEDQYLEPYHLSREILDNLLSEVETLTRNNPPQHERSKLLRQAADRKKAYLARTIDIRRTQGEVEVSRISATGEGKSLMDVFRQRISDMEVVEEKLLGGLQQSQIHNLTRTNLIVALTGGAAVLSTAIGVLVLFFYLRNQERMVAVTQDKDRAVQSDKAKGDFLAMMSHEIRTPMNAILGFGELLEDSLPAGQQKHYAQAILSSGNSLLELINDILDLSKIEASKLEIRPVPVDVRRFIGNLGTLFSYRASEKGLNYRVEVEPGVPSVLVFDALRLRQIMVNLIGNALKFTREGQVRVSADFRKPPDDSRGWLVLTVTDTGIGIDKEQHKAIFQPFYQVDSRNSRDFEGTGLGLNISGRLAEAMGGEVSVESVVGQGSTFTLSIPVTRSEFVPETTGDMQDETDFRILHPRKGKGGIPSDSSSVRIEAGSLLDPAGLAEALAALLASPWPELVKLVPAQATISFADKISVLASRHGSVSLQDYAARLREAAGTFDLETAGRHLDAFPEIVKSHSATDA; encoded by the coding sequence ATGCCCCAGCGAGCGCGTAAAGTCAGGACGAGGTACCTCGCCTCCGCCCTGGTGGTGCTGGTGATGATCGGTTGCGGGGTCATCACCTCCGCGCTCAACACCCGCCGCAACCTTGAGGATGCGCGCCGGGTGTCCCATAGCCGGAGTGTCCTCACAGCCCTGCGGTCTTCCCTTTCCGCCATGCAGGATCTGGAGCTGGGCCAGCGCGGATACATCATCGTGGGTGAGGACCAGTATCTGGAACCCTATCACCTTTCCCGGGAGATTCTCGACAACCTGCTGTCCGAAGTGGAGACCCTCACCCGGAACAATCCGCCCCAGCATGAAAGGAGCAAGCTGCTGCGTCAGGCGGCGGACCGCAAGAAAGCCTACCTGGCACGGACCATCGACATCCGCAGGACGCAGGGGGAGGTGGAGGTCAGCCGGATCTCCGCCACCGGAGAGGGCAAATCGCTCATGGATGTGTTCCGCCAGCGGATCTCGGACATGGAGGTCGTGGAGGAAAAGCTGCTGGGCGGCCTGCAGCAGAGCCAGATACACAACCTCACCCGGACGAACCTGATCGTGGCGTTGACCGGCGGCGCGGCGGTCCTTTCCACCGCCATCGGCGTGCTGGTTCTGTTCTTCTATCTGAGAAACCAGGAACGGATGGTGGCGGTGACCCAGGACAAGGACCGTGCCGTCCAGTCCGACAAGGCGAAGGGCGATTTCCTCGCCATGATGAGCCATGAGATCAGGACCCCGATGAATGCCATCCTCGGCTTCGGCGAGCTGCTCGAGGACTCCCTCCCGGCCGGACAGCAGAAGCACTACGCCCAGGCCATCCTCTCCAGCGGGAACTCACTGTTGGAACTGATCAACGACATCCTCGATCTCTCGAAAATCGAGGCATCGAAACTCGAGATCCGTCCCGTGCCGGTGGATGTCCGCCGTTTCATCGGGAATCTTGGAACCTTGTTCTCGTACAGGGCTTCCGAAAAGGGGTTGAACTATCGTGTCGAAGTGGAGCCGGGTGTTCCGTCCGTCCTCGTTTTCGATGCGCTGCGGCTCCGGCAGATCATGGTGAACCTGATCGGCAACGCGCTCAAGTTCACCCGCGAAGGGCAGGTCCGCGTGAGTGCGGATTTCCGGAAACCGCCGGACGATTCCCGGGGCTGGCTCGTTCTCACGGTCACGGACACAGGCATCGGGATCGACAAGGAACAACACAAGGCGATCTTCCAGCCGTTCTACCAGGTGGATTCCCGGAACTCGCGGGATTTCGAAGGCACCGGCCTGGGGCTGAACATCAGCGGGCGGCTGGCGGAGGCAATGGGGGGTGAGGTTTCGGTGGAGAGTGTGGTTGGACAAGGCTCCACCTTCACCCTGTCAATCCCTGTCACCCGGTCGGAGTTCGTTCCGGAAACCACGGGGGATATGCAGGATGAAACGGATTTCAGGATCCTTCATCCAAGGAAAGGAAAGGGGGGCATTCCGTCAGATTCGTCCTCCGTCCGGATCGAGGCGGGAAGCCTCCTGGATCCTGCCGGGCTGGCGGAGGCATTGGCGGCGTTGCTGGCATCGCCTTGGCCGGAACTGGTGAAGCTGGTGCCGGCGCAGGCGACCATTTCCTTCGCGGACAAAATTTCAGTCCTTGCATCCCGCCATGGATCGGTATCGTTGCAGGACTATGCAGCCCGTCTGCGGGAGGCCGCCGGAACCTTTGATCTGGAGACGGCGGGCAGGCACCTGGATGCGTTCCCGGAGATCGTGAAATCCCATTCCGCCACTGATGCTTGA
- the lgt gene encoding prolipoprotein diacylglyceryl transferase, whose amino-acid sequence MLGVYVHDLDPVALPLFGNLALRWYGLAYLMGFVAGFLLLRHLARKGLWVLKPEKTGDFIAAAALFGVFLGGRLGYILFYHIPKMGWGSLAADPLLVFKVWEGGMASHGGILGLVIFTWFYARKHKVSWTGLGDGLCVVAPVGLFFGRAANFINGELYGRVASGLSWAVKFPTALMDAKAPESGSFEVAAAAAVNADPALAPAYHAMNDAATGPAQHAFFEQLLAATRKSDQVKEAIAPYLEPRHPSQVYEGALEGLLLFAILWIVRIRFPKAPHGLLTGLFFGLYAIFRIFAERFREPDAAWVIDGVLTQGQFLSLFMFAFSAGFLILAWRRRPVAAE is encoded by the coding sequence GTGTTAGGCGTTTATGTGCATGATCTGGATCCGGTGGCGCTGCCACTCTTCGGGAATCTGGCCCTCCGTTGGTACGGGCTGGCGTATCTGATGGGGTTCGTGGCCGGGTTCCTGCTGCTGCGCCATCTGGCGCGGAAGGGGCTGTGGGTGCTCAAGCCGGAGAAGACGGGGGATTTCATCGCCGCCGCCGCCCTCTTCGGCGTCTTTCTCGGTGGCCGGCTGGGCTACATCCTGTTCTACCACATCCCGAAGATGGGCTGGGGAAGCCTCGCCGCCGATCCGTTGCTGGTTTTCAAGGTATGGGAAGGGGGGATGGCCAGCCACGGCGGCATCCTCGGTCTGGTGATTTTCACCTGGTTCTACGCCCGGAAGCACAAGGTTTCCTGGACCGGGTTGGGGGATGGTCTGTGCGTGGTCGCCCCGGTGGGCCTCTTTTTCGGCCGGGCCGCGAATTTCATCAACGGAGAGCTGTATGGACGTGTCGCGTCCGGTCTTTCCTGGGCGGTGAAATTCCCCACGGCGCTGATGGATGCGAAAGCGCCGGAATCCGGCAGCTTCGAAGTGGCGGCCGCGGCGGCCGTGAATGCGGACCCTGCCCTGGCACCGGCCTATCACGCGATGAATGATGCGGCCACCGGACCTGCCCAGCATGCGTTTTTCGAGCAACTGCTGGCTGCCACCCGCAAGTCGGACCAGGTGAAAGAGGCCATCGCACCCTATCTGGAGCCGCGCCACCCGTCGCAGGTGTATGAAGGTGCGCTGGAGGGGCTGCTGCTTTTCGCCATCCTCTGGATCGTGCGGATCCGTTTCCCGAAGGCCCCGCACGGCCTGCTGACCGGGCTGTTTTTCGGACTCTATGCCATTTTCCGGATCTTCGCGGAGCGGTTCCGGGAGCCGGACGCGGCTTGGGTCATCGACGGCGTCCTGACCCAGGGGCAGTTCCTGTCCCTGTTCATGTTCGCGTTCTCGGCCGGCTTCCTGATCCTGGCGTGGAGGAGAAGGCCGGTGGCAGCGGAGTAA